A window of Ruminiclostridium herbifermentans genomic DNA:
AAAAATCTCATGACGTCTTAACTTATAATTATAGGAAATTTTTTCGAAAATTCGTTTTAGAAAAACCCATATTATTTAAATCTTTTTCTAGAGGAGAGTTTCTGAACATTCCACAGACGCTATTATATCAAAAGAGTAAATGCATGTCAATCTAAGTGTTATATTTCAATTACATATGAATTTTAACCTAAATAATTAATGTTTATTCACTATTAAAATAATATTTTTATTAATAATTATATTTAGATTTTTTTCCAGCTAATATTATTCTGACTCTTTGAATTGTTTTTTTTAAATCATTATTTGATGCTGCAGGTATATACTTATTTCCTGAGCACTGGGGGCATTTAAGATAAATACCTTTTCTGAGCAAAGATACACCAATATCATTACAGCCGCATTGACAGCGTAAATCACCTTGTTCGGCAATATCGTGTATCTTATTCAAAGTTTCTATCATTACCTGAGTATTAACAAAATAATTCTCATATCCAAGGCCATCAATAATAACATCTAATTCCTTCTCAAATTTATCAACATGTTTTCTAACTGAAGAATCTCTGCCAATAAAACACTGCTTAATACTCGTTATTGGACAGGTATATACCATTATATCTTTACTGGTAAGGTCTTCTCTTTTAATTATCAAGGAATGTTCCTCTCCACATGCTATGCAAGGTACAGTGATTGCATAATTATTTTTGCATATTTCAACTATTTTTAGCTTTGTACCTTCACATTTGCATTTTGGCACAATGCTTTTATGTCTATGGAGCCTAAATAAATTAATATTAGCAAAATCAAACATTCCACAGCAGAAGCATTTATATGCTATTGTAACATCCATATCAATAAGCATTTTCTCACCTCATCAATACTATATCTATTCGCTGTTAAAACAAAAACTCCTTCTTAATACACATTATGTAAAGATATAACTTCCTTTTTATTCTTTTATCTATAAATACTTTTTATACTTTCTCATCAATAAAAAATTTTTAAATAGCAAACGTCTAAACTGTAACCAGAAAAATGCATTGATTATTTTAAATCACTCTGACCATTAAGCATATTAAGCAAAGGTAACACCATTTTAAAAAGAACTATTTATGAATTGTTCAAGCATTTGTATATGTTATGAATATTTAAAGGAAAAAATAACTAAAATCCTCAAAAGGCACATATATATTAAGTTGCAATTTAATGTAGCAGTATAACTTTATAGAAGCTTTGTGTTAATCAGAAATTTCGTAATAACCTATAAAATCGCATTAAAAAACCCTTTGAAATAACTTCAAAGGGTTTGGAGCTGGCGGACGGAATCGAACCCCCGACCTGCTGATTACAAGTCAGCTGCTCTACCTGCTGAGCTACACCAGCACATATTTAAAACAATTAAAAACTATTTATTTTACTTTCGAGCAATTCACTTGCCCTTGACACTTTGATAGTATAACAGCAGAATAATGTTGTGTCAATACTTTTTTTGAAGAAATTTTGACCAATTTTTATGACAATTTTCATGCCCTTTTCATGTCATCAAAACCAGTGTTAATGGACTATCTGTAAAAATCACGCTTATGTAAAAATAGCAGTTAATTCTATAGAATTAACTGCTATTTTTGTGGTGGGAACTATAGGGCTCGAACCTATGACCCTCTGCTTGTAAGGCAGATGCTCTCCCAGCTGAGCTAAGCTCCCGAATGCATTTGTAATTATAAACTTTGCCCAAGCAATTGTCAACACTATTTTTAATACAAACTTTAATTAAATTAAAAAATAAAATTAATTGCCTATGCTTTTTTTTTAAATAATTGTATAATTTAATTTATAAGTTTAGATCATATTAAAATAATGCTGTTTAGCTGTAAACAAGCAGCTTATTTGATTGCATATCTTAATCTATTATACAAAAATCGGGAGGTAAATAAATGATTCCAACACCACATATTAACGTAAGCGAACAGGGTATAATTGCTGAAACTGTATTAATGCCAGGCGATCCTCTTCGTGCAAAATTTATCGCAGAAACTTATCTAGAAAATCCAATTCAATTTAATGAAATTCGTAACATGTTCGGTTATACAGGAACATACAAAGGAAAAAAAGTATCTGTTATGGGCTCAGGTATGGGCATACCTTCAATTGGTATCTATTCCTATGAGTTAATTCATTTCTATGGAGTTAAAAACCTAATTAGAATAGGTTCTTGTGGCGCGCTTCAAAAAGATATTAAAATCAGAGATATAATTATTGGAATGTCTGCCTCTACCACTTCTAATTTTGCTATGCAATATAATTTACCAGGAACCTATGCGCCTACAGCCTCATGGCCTCTAATGAAAAAGGCTATTGAGGTAGCAGACAGTAAAGGTATCGAAATAAAAGTTGGAAATGTTTTGTCGGCAGATGTTTTTTATGATGACGATGCAGACTCATGGAAGCAGTGGGCTAAGATGGGTGTTTTAGCAATAGAGATGGAAGCAGCAGCATTATACATGAATGCCTCTCGCGCAGGTGTAAATGCATTAGGTATATTTACCGTATCTGATTCTTTTACTTCACATGAAGTAACAACAGCAGAGGAGCGCCAGACTTCATTTACAAATATGATGGAAATTGCTTTAGAATGTGTATAGGTTTAATTGCCAACACAATTTATTGAATTTAATAGTATGGGCTATAAAAATAATGTAGCAATTTTTTTATAGCCCTATTATTTATTTGTTATTGTGCACAACAAGAATTATTCAAGAAAAAATAGCTTACATATAGGCTTAGTTTATTATTTCATATAGTCATCATACTCTTTGGATATCCAGCAATCAAATAATCAAAATCCTTAACCAAGTACTCCAATTGTCTAAATTTTAATCACGTATAGTCATTAAGCTATGGTTATCTGTAACTCAGTTCGAAATAAATTAGCATAAAGAATTAAGCTTAGTGTATTTACATAAATAAGTTTATATTTTCACAAAAGAATTCTTAACAATAAAAATTTAACCTTTAATAAACTTCGTCTTTATGTAGTTTTACTTTTATGTTACAAATATTAATTTACCCTAATATCGCTTTAATATTTTTTTCTACTTTGATATAATCAACATTGCCGTTAAAAACAAAAATGCATTTTAAAGCAGATATTTATCACGCTAATTGTACAATGCAATGAGTGTGTTTTTTGCTGTAAAATGCTCTATGCGAGCATGATATTTGTTATGGAGACTTCATCACTCTAGTACAAGCTTAATCATGTTCCATATAATTATTCATTAGTGGATACAATACTAATTGTGTAAAATAAATTATTGGAAGTTGGGAATGAAGTATGAAGATTTTTAAGAAAGATGTAATGGTATTAATAGTACTTTTATTATATGCAGCTGTTAGCGTTTTAGATATTTTCAACGATGGAAATGGTATTTTGCAGCTTATGTTAGCACTGTTGAGTTCATTTGTAGTCTTTTACATGCCATTATTATCATTTAAACCAAAAAAATTGGTAAATGCAGTTCTTCTCATGGCAAATATTGCTTTATTAGTAATTACCTATATTAACTTTAGAGTTTTATTGGTTAATATTTTATTTTTGTCGTACTTAATTTGGAACCTGATTACAGAAAAACTAATACAGTATAAATTCTTACTGCCATTTACTTTATTAGTTTCCTATGTATCTGTATATGGGGCTTCTTTTTTAGAATTTAGTATTCCCCTATTTATAATAGTTTTTTACCCAATTTATGTATTAGGATTTATTACAAACCGTCATAATATGGTTAAAACAAAAAAAGTATGGGGCTTTACTATTTTCAACATATTGTTCTCTGGTCTTGCTCTTATAGCTATTATGTATAAAGCATTAGGCAAATCCGTTTTGAGAAGCTTATT
This region includes:
- the deoD gene encoding purine-nucleoside phosphorylase; its protein translation is MIPTPHINVSEQGIIAETVLMPGDPLRAKFIAETYLENPIQFNEIRNMFGYTGTYKGKKVSVMGSGMGIPSIGIYSYELIHFYGVKNLIRIGSCGALQKDIKIRDIIIGMSASTTSNFAMQYNLPGTYAPTASWPLMKKAIEVADSKGIEIKVGNVLSADVFYDDDADSWKQWAKMGVLAIEMEAAALYMNASRAGVNALGIFTVSDSFTSHEVTTAEERQTSFTNMMEIALECV